One genomic window of Ilyobacter polytropus DSM 2926 includes the following:
- a CDS encoding TM1266 family iron-only hydrogenase system putative regulator produces MNERIATLSVFIEKKESVKKVNDILSEFSELIISRMGIPYREKRVSVIVLILDGTNEDMSALSGRIGNLEGVSVKTAVKK; encoded by the coding sequence ATGAACGAAAGAATAGCTACACTTTCTGTTTTTATAGAAAAAAAAGAGAGTGTAAAGAAAGTAAATGACATACTGTCAGAATTTTCAGAGCTTATTATCTCAAGGATGGGGATACCCTACCGGGAGAAAAGAGTGTCTGTAATAGTGCTTATATTAGACGGAACCAACGAAGATATGAGTGCACTGTCTGGAAGAATAGGCAATCTTGAAGGAGTATCTGTAAAGACTGCTGTGAAAAAATAA
- a CDS encoding dihydrofolate reductase, whose protein sequence is MISLIVAFDENRVIGKNNKLPWNIPEDMEKFKKATMGNIIIMGRNTFEGIGRPLPGRINIVITKDESFHYKGVEVFHSVEEALEEALKLGKEVFFIGGESIYRQVADLVDKFYISYIHGKYDGDSYFPEISLSNFQIIKEEIYDDFIYKEYEKNTLAL, encoded by the coding sequence ATGATAAGTTTAATAGTGGCCTTTGATGAAAACAGGGTTATAGGTAAAAATAACAAATTACCTTGGAATATACCTGAAGATATGGAAAAGTTTAAAAAAGCAACCATGGGAAATATTATAATTATGGGAAGAAATACCTTTGAGGGGATAGGAAGACCCCTTCCAGGAAGAATAAATATTGTGATCACAAAAGATGAAAGTTTTCATTATAAAGGGGTAGAAGTTTTCCACAGCGTTGAAGAAGCCCTAGAAGAAGCTTTAAAACTTGGAAAAGAGGTATTTTTCATAGGTGGAGAGAGTATATATCGTCAGGTGGCAGATCTTGTAGACAAGTTTTATATTTCATATATTCACGGAAAGTATGATGGAGATTCATATTTTCCAGAAATAAGTTTGAGCAATTTTCAAATTATTAAAGAAGAGATTTATGATGATTTTATTTACAAAGAATATGAGAAAAATACCCTGGCTCTTTAG
- the amrB gene encoding AmmeMemoRadiSam system protein B — MTVRKCGVAGSFYPNSPEEIKEIFEEALQKESDNIKTELKNKNIIGGVSPHAGYVYCVREAVHLFEILREKGEKYDTVVLVNPNHTGYGEAVSIDSNKAWETPFGSIELDSEFGDELSFPVEPMAQRFEHSGEVMLPYLYYFIKKGFKILPICMMRQDLKTAKNIAEKIKNASEKLNRKILILISSDFTHFHSSEEGAKLDSYAIESLLKMDSGEFQDRILEKDISICGMGPIMVLLEYSKMILKNPKLEILKRGHSGEVYPSDEVVDYVSILVYEE; from the coding sequence ATGACAGTTAGAAAATGCGGTGTAGCAGGAAGTTTCTATCCAAATTCTCCAGAGGAGATAAAAGAGATATTTGAGGAGGCCCTCCAAAAAGAAAGTGACAATATAAAAACAGAACTTAAAAATAAAAATATAATAGGAGGTGTAAGCCCTCATGCTGGCTATGTTTACTGTGTCAGAGAGGCGGTGCATCTTTTTGAGATACTGAGAGAAAAGGGTGAAAAATATGATACGGTGGTATTGGTGAATCCCAATCACACAGGTTACGGAGAAGCAGTCTCGATAGATTCCAATAAGGCTTGGGAGACACCCTTTGGTAGTATAGAGTTGGATAGTGAGTTTGGAGACGAGCTTTCTTTCCCAGTAGAGCCAATGGCACAGAGGTTTGAGCATTCAGGGGAGGTTATGCTTCCTTATCTATATTATTTTATTAAAAAAGGCTTTAAAATACTTCCAATATGCATGATGAGGCAGGATCTCAAAACAGCAAAAAATATAGCAGAAAAGATAAAAAATGCCTCAGAAAAGCTAAACAGAAAGATATTAATTCTCATATCTTCAGATTTTACACATTTTCACTCTTCTGAAGAGGGAGCAAAATTAGACAGCTATGCAATAGAATCATTGCTCAAGATGGATTCTGGTGAATTTCAGGATAGGATACTAGAAAAAGATATATCCATATGCGGAATGGGTCCTATAATGGTACTTTTGGAGTACAGTAAGATGATTCTTAAAAATCCAAAACTGGAGATACTAAAGAGAGGACATTCAGGAGAAGTCTATCCTTCTGATGAGGTTGTAGACTATGTATCGATACTTGTTTATGAAGAATAA
- the hydG gene encoding [FeFe] hydrogenase H-cluster radical SAM maturase HydG, with protein sequence MKKTWKDEVEEKSFINGELIETLLEKNNNPSDSEFDLVMEKAKRQERLSIDDVSILLNSDQEDRVNKIFSLAKDIKERVYGNRVVLFAPLYIGNKCTNSCTYCGFKVTNDIMRKSLSLDEVQHEVEALVDEGHKRVIMVYGTHPDYPAEYIKDTVKKAYTVKKGKGEIRRVNINASPMDEEDYKIVKEAGIGTYQIFQETYHEETYKKVHPRGEKSNFKWRLFGLSRAMKAGIDDVGIGALFGLYKWKFEVMGLMQHVEHLESNFGVGPHTISFPRLNEATGSKKDPEFIVGDMELKRIIAILRLAVPYTGLILTARENAELRRECMTLGVSQIDAGTQIELQGYSKKKEEQDLSKEQFKIGDTRSLDEVMGELMSSGFTPSFCTACYRLGRTGEHFMEFSKPGFIHHFCTPNAILTLAEYLEDYAGEETKAVGYSLIFEQIEKSELLPEVKETLKLKLEKVKKGERDLYY encoded by the coding sequence ATGAAGAAAACATGGAAAGATGAAGTGGAAGAAAAAAGTTTTATAAACGGAGAGCTCATAGAAACCCTTTTGGAAAAGAATAACAATCCCTCAGATTCTGAGTTTGACCTTGTTATGGAAAAGGCAAAGAGACAGGAAAGACTCTCTATAGATGATGTATCAATACTTTTAAACAGTGACCAGGAAGATAGGGTAAATAAAATATTTTCCCTGGCAAAAGATATAAAGGAAAGAGTTTATGGAAACAGGGTTGTACTTTTTGCCCCCCTATACATAGGAAACAAATGTACTAACTCATGTACATACTGCGGATTCAAGGTGACCAATGACATAATGAGAAAAAGTCTGTCCCTTGATGAGGTGCAGCACGAGGTAGAGGCATTGGTAGACGAGGGTCATAAAAGAGTAATCATGGTTTATGGAACTCACCCTGACTATCCTGCAGAGTATATAAAAGATACTGTAAAAAAGGCATATACAGTAAAAAAAGGTAAGGGAGAGATAAGAAGGGTAAATATAAATGCCTCTCCTATGGACGAGGAAGATTATAAAATAGTAAAAGAGGCTGGAATAGGAACTTATCAGATATTCCAGGAAACCTACCATGAGGAGACTTATAAGAAGGTACATCCTAGGGGAGAAAAATCCAACTTCAAATGGAGACTTTTCGGTCTTTCAAGGGCTATGAAGGCTGGAATCGATGATGTAGGTATAGGGGCCTTATTCGGTCTTTACAAATGGAAGTTCGAAGTTATGGGACTAATGCAGCATGTAGAACATCTAGAAAGTAATTTTGGTGTGGGACCTCATACTATTTCATTTCCGAGACTGAATGAAGCAACTGGGTCTAAAAAAGATCCTGAGTTTATTGTGGGAGATATGGAACTAAAGAGGATAATAGCCATCTTGAGACTTGCAGTACCTTATACAGGACTTATCCTTACTGCCAGAGAAAATGCAGAACTAAGAAGAGAATGCATGACCCTTGGTGTGTCACAGATAGATGCAGGAACACAGATAGAGCTTCAAGGATACAGTAAAAAGAAAGAGGAGCAGGATCTTTCTAAAGAGCAGTTTAAAATAGGAGATACAAGATCTTTAGATGAAGTTATGGGAGAACTTATGTCTAGTGGATTTACTCCTTCATTCTGTACAGCCTGCTATCGTCTAGGAAGAACAGGTGAACACTTTATGGAGTTTTCAAAACCAGGCTTCATACATCATTTCTGTACTCCTAATGCTATACTGACCTTGGCAGAGTATTTGGAGGATTATGCAGGAGAAGAAACAAAGGCTGTGGGATACAGCCTTATATTTGAGCAGATAGAAAAAAGTGAACTTTTACCTGAGGTAAAAGAAACTCTGAAACTAAAGCTTGAAAAAGTAAAAAAAGGTGAAAGGGATCTTTATTATTAA
- the uvsE gene encoding UV DNA damage repair endonuclease UvsE — MKIGLVCMLKGRGMKKGFTGIKALEKLSQVEIDKKACEAALYNIDYTLECLKWVKNHGQGMFRVSSSLIPYNEFWNWKNFDSILEKLKILKKFAKDNNIRLIMHPDQFTVLNSENNEVVHNSIKILNHHYEISELLGVEDIIIHVGSSKGDYKERFIKNTKLLNKKLKAKILLENCHSVGIEDVIEICEKTGIRPCLDFHHDRIKPSSQSFENYIEKILNLSKNKVPLAHISSPAGDEKNSYKSHSEYISTEDLIKFRKYFDLFDVEIEAKGKEKAVKKVVDFFKKI, encoded by the coding sequence ATGAAGATAGGTTTAGTCTGTATGCTAAAAGGAAGAGGTATGAAAAAAGGGTTTACAGGTATAAAGGCACTAGAAAAACTAAGCCAAGTTGAAATTGATAAAAAAGCCTGTGAGGCAGCACTTTATAATATAGACTACACCCTAGAATGCTTAAAATGGGTAAAAAACCACGGGCAAGGTATGTTTAGGGTTTCTAGCAGCCTTATACCCTACAATGAATTTTGGAATTGGAAAAATTTTGATAGTATTTTAGAAAAACTTAAGATTTTAAAAAAATTCGCTAAGGATAATAATATAAGACTAATAATGCATCCAGATCAATTTACTGTATTGAACAGTGAGAATAATGAAGTGGTTCATAATTCCATTAAAATATTGAATCACCATTATGAAATATCTGAGCTTTTAGGAGTAGAGGATATTATCATCCATGTGGGAAGTTCAAAGGGAGATTACAAGGAAAGATTTATCAAAAACACCAAGCTTTTAAATAAAAAATTAAAGGCCAAGATTTTATTGGAAAACTGTCATAGTGTGGGTATAGAGGATGTCATAGAAATTTGTGAGAAGACCGGCATTAGACCGTGTTTGGATTTTCATCACGACAGGATAAAGCCATCTTCTCAAAGTTTCGAAAACTATATAGAAAAAATATTGAACCTTTCTAAAAACAAAGTTCCACTGGCTCATATAAGTTCTCCTGCTGGAGATGAAAAAAACAGCTATAAATCCCATTCAGAGTATATCTCCACCGAGGATCTAATAAAATTCAGAAAATACTTTGACCTTTTCGACGTTGAGATAGAGGCCAAAGGAAAAGAAAAAGCTGTAAAAAAAGTCGTAGATTTTTTTAAAAAAATTTAA
- a CDS encoding TetR/AcrR family transcriptional regulator, with protein sequence MPKKAIFTKDHILNKAFEMLEKKGLEEITARNLAKALKSSPAPIYGFFKSMDDLKKELIERSKSVFMEYVKNQNTELPLLNIGMGIVTFAREEKQLFRSIFLREKSYQGLIQEFKELVEEEITADNRFMGLPKEVKETLFLDCWTYAHGMATLTCTGYFENPSDEFIKDRLMQSAAGIIYRRLEEAPELENFFKDQG encoded by the coding sequence ATGCCAAAAAAAGCAATTTTCACTAAAGATCATATATTAAATAAAGCCTTTGAAATGCTAGAAAAAAAAGGCCTTGAAGAGATAACAGCCAGAAATCTGGCAAAGGCTCTTAAATCCTCGCCTGCACCTATATATGGTTTTTTTAAATCTATGGACGACTTAAAGAAAGAACTAATAGAGAGGTCTAAGAGTGTTTTCATGGAGTATGTAAAAAATCAAAATACCGAACTTCCATTGTTGAATATAGGGATGGGGATAGTTACCTTTGCAAGGGAGGAGAAACAGCTCTTCAGATCTATATTTCTGAGAGAAAAATCTTATCAGGGTCTGATACAGGAATTTAAAGAACTTGTAGAGGAAGAAATAACAGCTGATAACAGATTTATGGGACTTCCTAAAGAGGTAAAAGAGACATTGTTTTTAGACTGTTGGACTTATGCCCACGGGATGGCGACCCTCACATGTACAGGATATTTTGAGAACCCTTCAGATGAGTTTATAAAAGATAGGCTCATGCAAAGTGCAGCTGGTATTATATACAGAAGGCTAGAAGAGGCACCGGAACTGGAAAATTTTTTTAAGGATCAGGGATAA
- the recJ gene encoding single-stranded-DNA-specific exonuclease RecJ produces MNNTKWIYKGDYLHENSSLPIDRDILNILYNRGIKDEKEINRFLYSSIEDIRDPMTLADMDLAVNRILKAKEKQEEIWIYGDYDVDGITSTSMCFMALRDIGLNVRYYIPLRDEGYGLNKEALSYIKNEGGDVIITVDCGISSIEEIEHANKIGLNVIITDHHEINNALPSAYAVINPKREDNVYPFKFLAGVGTAFMFLYAIYRKMGIGEKMHQYLDIVAIGTIADIVPLVEENRIFSKFGLKLLENTKHLGLRTLLGFLYPEYETKVFNTYDVGFVIAPVFNAAGRLEDAKIGVELFVSDSKKESREISQNLMGKNNERKEIQSEILDLVEKNISEESLDMKNVIVVASKDFHHGVIGIVASKIVDKYYKPTIIMEIKEKENIAVASCRSIDNFSMIDALNTMPDIFLKYGGHDGAAGFSIPADKIQEFSDRINSYAGSILDESDFQKPVKIEKEILFHKISYEFLDKLRLLEPFGFGNPTPIFSIKNCLFKDLRMIGKDKNHMMFTILKDGNEIKNCVWFSSGHNFQEIAHMREIDVAFKLKQEIFKDRYMNKIYIEDLNPSQNERNYLKESIAIYDTVFPMEAVIYSRREPSDKDVYLSFSDGVELIQERRVAGFIDYQTAAVLKRLKYSYNFNFITEIKKVVKKPENYNIHLNIKRDYSFSTLAYKKNEIFKEIKKFILGELNYNSIQKKILSSVFKEGKRTLAITDPGRGIGAVIETIGIYNFISGKKLLLVTQGNIPEKLKNYTQVSEKYLEGYDYYIFMNTTPGNEMKTLRENILVISHTDISIEGFHKIKDSYSLPQNIKILPESQLVKLYDIQKIFYTKKLPYKEKIEILKNIKNYTEIFSTKDILAFF; encoded by the coding sequence ATGAATAATACAAAATGGATATACAAAGGGGACTATCTTCATGAAAATAGCTCCCTTCCCATAGACAGAGATATACTGAACATCCTCTATAACAGAGGTATAAAAGATGAAAAGGAGATAAACAGATTTCTTTACTCTTCTATAGAGGATATTAGAGACCCTATGACCCTAGCAGATATGGATCTGGCTGTGAACAGGATTTTAAAAGCCAAGGAAAAACAAGAAGAGATATGGATCTACGGAGATTATGATGTAGACGGCATCACCTCTACTTCTATGTGTTTTATGGCCCTTAGAGATATAGGGCTCAATGTGAGATATTATATCCCCTTAAGAGACGAGGGATACGGACTCAATAAAGAGGCTCTTTCATATATAAAAAATGAAGGGGGAGATGTAATAATAACTGTAGACTGCGGAATCTCATCTATAGAAGAGATAGAGCATGCCAACAAAATAGGGCTAAATGTCATAATCACCGACCATCATGAGATAAACAACGCCTTGCCTTCTGCCTATGCAGTTATCAATCCCAAAAGAGAAGACAATGTCTACCCCTTTAAATTTTTAGCAGGGGTGGGGACTGCCTTTATGTTCTTATATGCCATTTACAGGAAGATGGGTATAGGGGAAAAAATGCACCAGTACCTTGATATTGTTGCCATTGGTACAATTGCCGATATAGTTCCCCTTGTTGAGGAGAACAGGATTTTTTCAAAATTCGGACTGAAACTTTTGGAAAATACAAAACATCTGGGACTTCGGACTCTTCTTGGTTTTCTCTACCCAGAATATGAAACAAAAGTTTTCAATACATATGATGTGGGATTTGTCATTGCCCCTGTGTTTAATGCTGCAGGAAGACTTGAAGACGCCAAAATCGGGGTCGAACTCTTTGTTTCTGACTCTAAAAAGGAATCCCGAGAGATATCTCAGAACCTCATGGGAAAAAACAATGAAAGGAAAGAGATTCAGAGTGAAATTTTAGATCTTGTGGAAAAAAATATATCTGAAGAATCCCTGGATATGAAAAACGTAATAGTAGTTGCCAGCAAAGATTTTCACCACGGAGTAATCGGGATAGTAGCATCAAAGATAGTGGACAAATACTACAAACCTACAATAATAATGGAGATAAAGGAAAAAGAAAATATAGCTGTTGCATCTTGCAGGAGTATAGATAACTTCAGTATGATTGATGCCTTGAACACCATGCCTGATATATTTTTAAAATACGGAGGTCACGACGGGGCAGCAGGTTTTTCAATACCTGCAGATAAAATCCAAGAATTTAGTGACAGGATAAACAGTTATGCAGGTTCTATATTAGATGAAAGTGATTTTCAAAAGCCTGTAAAAATAGAAAAAGAGATTCTTTTTCATAAGATCTCCTACGAATTTTTGGATAAACTCAGACTTTTAGAACCCTTTGGTTTCGGAAACCCCACTCCCATATTTTCCATAAAAAACTGCCTTTTCAAAGACCTGAGAATGATAGGTAAAGATAAAAACCACATGATGTTCACCATATTAAAAGATGGAAATGAGATCAAAAACTGTGTCTGGTTCAGCAGCGGTCATAATTTTCAGGAGATAGCTCATATGAGGGAGATTGACGTGGCATTCAAGCTGAAACAAGAGATATTCAAGGACAGATATATGAATAAGATATACATAGAGGACCTTAATCCCTCACAAAACGAGAGAAACTATCTCAAAGAAAGTATAGCAATTTATGATACGGTTTTTCCCATGGAGGCAGTTATCTACAGCAGAAGAGAGCCGTCGGACAAGGATGTTTATTTAAGTTTTTCTGATGGTGTAGAACTTATACAAGAAAGAAGGGTTGCTGGATTCATAGATTATCAGACTGCAGCAGTTTTAAAAAGACTGAAATATTCTTATAACTTTAATTTTATCACTGAAATCAAGAAAGTTGTTAAAAAACCTGAAAACTACAACATACATCTCAATATAAAAAGAGATTATTCTTTTTCAACCCTTGCATATAAGAAAAATGAGATATTTAAGGAAATCAAAAAATTTATTCTTGGAGAGTTAAATTATAACTCAATACAGAAAAAAATACTCTCATCAGTTTTTAAGGAGGGTAAGAGAACCCTCGCAATAACAGACCCAGGACGGGGTATAGGGGCTGTTATTGAAACCATCGGTATTTATAATTTTATTTCTGGAAAAAAACTCCTTCTTGTTACACAGGGAAATATTCCAGAGAAATTAAAAAATTATACTCAGGTTTCTGAAAAATATCTAGAGGGGTATGATTATTATATTTTTATGAATACAACCCCTGGAAATGAGATGAAAACTCTTCGTGAAAATATACTTGTAATTTCTCATACAGATATATCTATAGAAGGATTCCATAAGATAAAGGACAGCTATTCACTGCCTCAAAATATCAAAATTTTACCTGAATCTCAACTGGTAAAATTATATGATATACAGAAAATATTCTATACAAAAAAACTACCTTATAAGGAAAAAATAGAAATACTAAAAAACATAAAAAATTACACTGAAATTTTCTCAACAAAAGATATTCTCGCATTTTTTTGA
- the amrS gene encoding AmmeMemoRadiSam system radical SAM enzyme: protein MKKALFYNSEGENIRCFLCPHNCLIGEGNYGICNMRKNIEGELYTMNYGISSAVSLDPVEKKPMYHFYPGSKVLSVGSIGCNLKCKYCQNYTIAQGKFEEFEGYTEGLSPEGIAGEAVRLKENGNIGVAYTYNEPIIWYEFMYDISKVIKSRGMKNIMVSNGFINPEPLEKLLETIDAFSIDLKGFTDEFYKKITGSRLEPVKRTLETIAASDRHLEVEYLVIPGHNDDKKKFSEMLDWYEKSLGKDVPLHINRYFPMYKMTEPATPMKTLKELYEMAKNKLDYVYLGNTESDLGSDTYCPNCGSLIVKRSGYFSEDLGSKNGKCKKCGLKIRGEGL, encoded by the coding sequence ATGAAAAAAGCACTTTTTTATAATTCAGAGGGAGAAAATATACGCTGTTTTCTCTGCCCCCACAACTGCCTTATAGGTGAAGGAAATTATGGGATATGCAATATGAGAAAGAATATAGAGGGGGAGCTTTATACCATGAATTACGGTATATCGTCAGCTGTGAGCCTAGACCCTGTAGAGAAAAAACCCATGTACCATTTTTATCCGGGATCAAAAGTTCTTTCTGTAGGAAGTATAGGATGCAACCTAAAATGTAAATATTGTCAGAACTACACCATAGCCCAGGGAAAGTTTGAAGAGTTTGAAGGATATACAGAGGGACTCTCCCCTGAAGGGATAGCAGGAGAGGCAGTGAGGCTGAAAGAAAATGGAAATATAGGGGTTGCCTATACGTATAATGAACCTATTATATGGTATGAGTTTATGTATGATATATCAAAAGTTATAAAGTCCAGGGGAATGAAAAATATAATGGTTTCCAACGGATTTATAAATCCAGAACCTTTAGAAAAACTCCTTGAAACAATAGATGCCTTTAGTATAGATTTAAAGGGTTTCACAGATGAATTTTATAAAAAAATAACAGGCAGCAGACTAGAGCCTGTGAAAAGGACTCTAGAAACAATAGCGGCATCAGACAGACATTTAGAGGTTGAATACCTTGTTATACCTGGTCATAATGATGATAAAAAGAAGTTTTCAGAGATGCTAGACTGGTATGAAAAATCCCTTGGAAAAGATGTTCCCCTTCATATAAACCGATATTTCCCCATGTATAAGATGACAGAACCTGCCACTCCTATGAAAACCTTAAAAGAATTATATGAGATGGCTAAGAATAAGCTAGATTATGTCTATCTGGGAAATACAGAGAGTGACCTAGGAAGTGACACTTATTGTCCTAACTGCGGCAGCCTAATTGTGAAAAGGTCGGGATATTTTTCAGAAGATTTGGGATCAAAAAATGGGAAATGTAAAAAATGTGGTTTAAAGATAAGAGGTGAAGGGTTATGA
- a CDS encoding OmpP1/FadL family transporter, with amino-acid sequence MKIIKLTTGILGILFSTVSFGASIDHVQNLSMEYNANPAQQGAISPGSSPYFNPAGLMQLENGNYFGVGLQLAIGEEKMEYDGKEYKADLLEPMPNVSFVSKNDERAWYWTLGGIGGGGDLEYEDGVAGIGFLTDLEVSGMSPVTSVNDNYAEGSNKYIQSTLGRAWFVTDKISVSAAGRVVYGMRSLVAEADLTLLNGDDESISIDSERTAWGYGGQFGMNYKATEKLNIGMRYDTRIVMEFEADADETYVNSYLGSVFDSIPNLGNGDGYFGISDFYPEYADGVKMRRDLPAVAAIGASYAVNDRWNLYAGGNYYFNKDADMDREVEEANSNYENGWELAAGSEYWLNNKWAWLIGVNYAYTGAPEETYDDVEYALNSIMLGTGFKYRQSETTEWVVSVANYWYEGNEGIYSEDYGTEENQKYDKSIVSVGVGLTKKF; translated from the coding sequence ATGAAAATAATAAAACTGACTACTGGAATATTAGGGATACTTTTTTCAACGGTGTCATTTGGAGCCTCTATAGACCACGTACAGAACTTATCAATGGAGTATAACGCCAACCCTGCTCAGCAGGGAGCCATAAGTCCTGGGTCTAGTCCTTACTTTAACCCTGCAGGTTTAATGCAGCTTGAAAACGGAAATTATTTTGGTGTGGGACTTCAGCTTGCTATAGGTGAGGAAAAGATGGAATACGACGGGAAGGAATATAAGGCTGACCTACTAGAACCTATGCCAAACGTATCATTTGTAAGTAAGAATGATGAAAGAGCCTGGTACTGGACTCTGGGAGGTATAGGGGGCGGAGGTGACCTAGAATATGAAGACGGTGTTGCCGGGATAGGTTTTCTTACTGATTTAGAGGTTTCTGGCATGTCTCCGGTTACCTCGGTAAATGATAACTATGCAGAAGGATCTAACAAATATATTCAGTCAACCTTGGGAAGAGCGTGGTTTGTGACAGATAAAATATCTGTATCTGCTGCAGGTCGGGTAGTTTACGGTATGAGAAGCCTTGTTGCAGAAGCGGACTTGACACTTTTAAATGGTGACGATGAAAGCATATCCATAGATTCAGAAAGAACTGCCTGGGGGTATGGAGGACAGTTTGGTATGAACTATAAGGCGACGGAAAAACTCAATATAGGGATGAGGTATGATACAAGAATTGTCATGGAATTTGAGGCAGATGCAGATGAAACCTATGTAAACAGCTATCTGGGAAGTGTATTTGATTCTATTCCTAACTTAGGGAATGGTGACGGGTATTTTGGAATATCAGATTTTTATCCTGAATATGCTGACGGTGTAAAGATGAGAAGAGACCTGCCTGCTGTGGCGGCTATAGGGGCTTCTTATGCAGTCAATGACAGGTGGAATTTATATGCAGGAGGGAATTACTACTTCAACAAAGACGCTGATATGGATAGAGAAGTGGAAGAGGCTAACAGCAACTATGAAAATGGATGGGAGCTTGCAGCAGGTTCTGAATACTGGCTCAATAATAAATGGGCATGGCTTATAGGGGTAAATTATGCCTATACTGGTGCCCCTGAAGAAACTTATGACGATGTAGAATATGCCCTAAACTCAATCATGCTTGGAACAGGGTTTAAATACAGACAGTCAGAGACTACTGAATGGGTTGTATCTGTGGCAAACTACTGGTATGAAGGAAATGAAGGTATCTATTCAGAAGACTATGGTACAGAAGAAAATCAAAAATATGATAAATCAATAGTTTCAGTGGGAGTTGGACTGACTAAGAAATTTTAG
- the amrA gene encoding AmmeMemoRadiSam system protein A: MYKTKSIYTQVALSSIMENFAKEEKILSIPDELKVKAACFVTLHKINGELRGCIGTLEPFRENLYEEIWGNAKSAAYDDPRFPPLREYELEEIEISVDVLEKAEKIDKIEKLDPKIYGVIVSSRGRRGVLLPDIEGVDSPEKQVSIAREKGGILPGENADIYRFQVKRYH; encoded by the coding sequence ATGTACAAAACCAAAAGCATATATACACAAGTTGCGTTAAGTAGTATCATGGAAAATTTTGCAAAAGAAGAAAAAATATTATCAATACCTGATGAGCTCAAAGTAAAGGCCGCATGTTTTGTGACTCTTCATAAAATAAATGGTGAATTGAGGGGATGTATCGGAACCTTAGAGCCATTTCGTGAGAACCTTTATGAAGAGATATGGGGAAATGCAAAATCAGCAGCCTATGATGATCCTAGATTTCCACCCCTAAGAGAATATGAGCTAGAAGAGATAGAGATTTCTGTAGATGTGTTGGAAAAAGCTGAAAAAATAGACAAAATAGAAAAACTCGATCCCAAAATATACGGAGTCATAGTATCTAGCAGAGGACGAAGAGGTGTGCTACTCCCAGATATAGAGGGGGTAGACAGCCCAGAAAAACAAGTCTCTATAGCCAGGGAAAAGGGAGGGATACTACCTGGTGAAAATGCTGATATTTACAGATTTCAGGTAAAGAGATATCACTAG
- a CDS encoding type II secretion system protein, which yields MKKNGFSLIELVVVIAITLVVLGIAGLSIKKAIERNDYQKIATFIPKIIFTETNKAFEDGDEKEIEINLSSKYIKEGSNEIELPQNYSYSFFAVTKTDDDEMGDSSKGETTELVTSDNVVFKIADDGTLTETYDNDGTLLKNGFYSKYHPSILVQKSDSSPFCRIDIVSSSYIIPRVIVYKPLSDSMSFPDDMKDESMWEEDNFN from the coding sequence ATGAAAAAAAATGGATTTAGCTTGATCGAACTTGTTGTAGTAATTGCTATTACCCTTGTGGTACTGGGTATAGCAGGTTTATCTATAAAAAAAGCCATTGAAAGAAATGATTATCAAAAGATAGCTACTTTTATTCCTAAAATTATCTTTACAGAGACTAACAAAGCCTTTGAAGACGGAGATGAGAAAGAGATAGAGATAAACTTATCTTCTAAATATATAAAGGAGGGAAGCAATGAGATAGAATTACCTCAAAATTATTCTTATTCTTTTTTCGCAGTAACAAAAACAGACGATGATGAAATGGGAGACTCCTCTAAGGGTGAGACAACTGAGTTAGTAACTTCTGACAATGTTGTTTTTAAAATTGCAGATGACGGAACCCTAACTGAAACTTACGATAATGACGGAACTCTTCTGAAAAACGGATTTTACAGTAAATATCACCCCTCTATACTGGTTCAAAAAAGCGACAGCTCTCCCTTCTGCAGGATAGATATTGTTTCCTCCTCATATATTATTCCTAGAGTTATTGTATATAAGCCTCTAAGTGATAGCATGTCATTTCCAGATGATATGAAAGATGAAAGCATGTGGGAAGAAGATAACTTCAACTAA